TCGCAGATCCGCTCCAGCGCTTTCTCAGCCGCGGTCGCGGCCTCCTCCTGGAGCTTGTTGAGGGACGGGTGAGGCACGTAGACCTTCCCCCAGCGGCTCAGGTTTTCCACCACGTGCAGGAGATAAATCGTACTGTCGTACTTCTCCGCCATGGACATGACGAAGGGCAGGATCTTGCTGGAGTTTTCGGTCAAGTCGCAGGGAAACAAAATCTTTTTGAATTCCACCATGGCACCCTCCTCCTGGTTTTGAGGTTATGTCGGGCCGGCGGGGCGGCCTGCGCCGTCACCGGCCCTCCCGCCCGA
Above is a genomic segment from Desulfobacteraceae bacterium containing:
- a CDS encoding universal stress protein, producing MVEFKKILFPCDLTENSSKILPFVMSMAEKYDSTIYLLHVVENLSRWGKVYVPHPSLNKLQEEAATAAEKALERICEEKLQACPNFQRRIVTGDPANQIIKTIEADNIDLVIMATHGRKGLEHTIFGSVAQNVARRSPVPVLTINPYKLK